A stretch of the Rhizobium sp. CCGE531 genome encodes the following:
- a CDS encoding acyltransferase, which yields MVVYAKGLALETRLRIFSVKTSGRLRVEGYSPIVENYGTMVFGRKISFRAQRKLPVLVKAKKGAVLTIGDGTFLNEGVSVVASQAIDIGRNCMIGDNAAIHDSHYHAVDEGDEISIAPIRIGNNVWIGRNALIFPGVQIGDHSVIGAGSIVTRSIPSHSVAAGNPARVIKRLSASDSFVRH from the coding sequence TTGGTCGTCTATGCCAAGGGTTTAGCTCTGGAAACAAGGTTGCGCATCTTCAGCGTAAAGACAAGTGGGCGACTGCGGGTCGAAGGCTACAGCCCTATCGTCGAAAATTATGGCACGATGGTTTTCGGGCGGAAGATCAGCTTTAGAGCGCAACGCAAATTGCCGGTCCTGGTCAAGGCAAAAAAGGGAGCGGTACTCACGATAGGCGACGGTACATTTCTGAACGAAGGGGTCTCGGTCGTAGCGTCCCAAGCCATCGACATCGGCCGGAACTGCATGATCGGCGACAATGCCGCTATCCATGATTCCCACTATCATGCGGTCGACGAAGGCGACGAAATCAGTATTGCGCCGATCCGGATCGGCAACAATGTCTGGATTGGACGAAACGCCCTTATCTTTCCCGGCGTCCAGATCGGCGACCATAGTGTGATTGGCGCGGGATCAATTGTCACAAGGTCAATTCCCAGCCATTCCGTGGCTGCGGGAAATCCGGCGCGTGTCATCAAGCGCCTGTCGGCATCAGACAGCTTCGTGCGACACTAG
- a CDS encoding phosphatase PAP2 family protein, with protein MSEIIRARRLLIGLVAACYVSVLILVPVVGLSVDVGSFAPLAGYSLGIFVIVGVLCRWRKIHFLQAAVENVSLGAALTGPLVILAYVAALSDFPLQDHRLIAMDRALGIDWATLIRAVDMRALLAATLTLVYRLFGVQLVLLPVLLSLSGRSARAYQMMAGYGLICILSSIISIWYPAVGTYTAFTVDLHHLRNLSGSLGTEFVPQLLAVRNDPNFVLRLGQASGIISFPSVHAAVAVLCAWAMWTNRLMRWPFLMLNLLMICSAITEGGHYVVDLIAGAGLSGFVIASVLYVTRSYPSLDVWTRNHKKAVDQAEARC; from the coding sequence ATGAGCGAGATAATCAGAGCACGACGCCTTCTGATTGGGTTGGTCGCAGCTTGCTACGTGTCAGTGTTAATTCTGGTGCCTGTCGTCGGCCTCTCGGTCGATGTCGGTAGTTTCGCGCCCTTGGCGGGATATTCGCTTGGTATATTCGTGATTGTGGGCGTGCTATGCCGTTGGCGCAAAATCCATTTCCTGCAAGCAGCTGTTGAGAACGTGAGTTTGGGGGCTGCGTTGACCGGCCCCCTTGTCATCCTCGCATATGTCGCAGCGCTTTCCGATTTTCCCCTCCAAGACCATCGTCTCATTGCAATGGACCGGGCGCTGGGAATCGATTGGGCCACGCTCATTCGGGCGGTCGACATGAGAGCTCTCTTGGCGGCCACGTTGACGCTGGTCTATCGATTATTTGGCGTTCAACTTGTGCTGCTTCCCGTCCTGCTGAGCCTCTCGGGACGATCTGCCCGTGCATACCAAATGATGGCGGGATATGGACTGATTTGCATCCTCTCGAGCATCATCTCGATCTGGTATCCTGCGGTCGGAACCTATACCGCCTTTACAGTCGACCTACACCACCTTCGAAACCTGAGCGGAAGCCTTGGTACCGAGTTTGTGCCGCAACTGCTCGCGGTGAGGAATGATCCGAACTTTGTGCTGCGTCTCGGCCAGGCAAGCGGCATTATTTCATTTCCATCGGTCCATGCCGCCGTCGCGGTGCTTTGCGCCTGGGCGATGTGGACCAACAGATTGATGCGTTGGCCGTTTCTCATGCTGAACCTCTTGATGATCTGCTCAGCAATTACAGAAGGCGGGCACTATGTTGTCGATCTTATAGCCGGAGCCGGCTTGTCTGGGTTTGTGATCGCATCGGTTCTCTATGTAACCAGATCATATCCGTCGCTCGATGTCTGGACGCGCAACCACAAGAAGGCAGTTGATCAAGCAGAGGCGAGATGCTGA
- a CDS encoding O-antigen ligase family protein codes for MEGNLKMRYGSSLRYPGLTAQRRRLIDFTATEWMFFAFAIFLLVGGTPFLVKDSSALDTASGEGDPIRQVFYISIMLLSFIPVVKIGVFNALRGVPLALLALCLWCLVTVPFAVDPSASFRRWVLAIVLIVTIVNLLTSVGIERTLVVVRAAITTLIIVSLITVPIVPGAVHGEFEGDHALIGAWKGAFVHKNHASAVTALGLIMYVHEFVRSRKKWAAAMLVLGFIFLLGTKGKSALGLALPSILAGLAYSYCYKRQGGRALFLISGACIVGASLVAFALLQDTIFRIFNDPTSFTGRVRIWSVVFDYAIAHPLFGAGYASFWQVGDISPIFKVGSAEDWLLATSHSHNGYMEILATTGVIGLSLAVLAVVVVPLMRMVSAGSRHANLTGLLFSLWLFGIFYNSMETQILARDKQVWFNLLIVLCSVKVLHEDAVRAGRSRLNVRRGPLVNAEKAGVSDFGHRALN; via the coding sequence ATGGAAGGTAATCTGAAGATGCGCTACGGATCTTCATTGAGATATCCAGGCCTAACTGCACAACGGCGGCGTCTGATCGATTTTACCGCTACCGAATGGATGTTTTTTGCTTTCGCAATCTTCCTACTCGTGGGTGGAACGCCGTTTCTTGTGAAGGATTCATCGGCGCTTGATACCGCGAGTGGTGAGGGTGACCCGATCCGTCAGGTCTTTTATATCTCGATTATGCTTTTGTCGTTCATTCCGGTGGTCAAGATCGGCGTCTTTAACGCGTTGAGAGGTGTTCCGCTCGCGCTGCTGGCACTATGCCTATGGTGCCTTGTGACGGTGCCGTTTGCCGTGGATCCTTCGGCTTCGTTCCGTCGTTGGGTTCTGGCCATTGTTCTTATTGTCACAATCGTCAACCTGTTGACGTCCGTTGGGATTGAAAGAACGCTTGTGGTGGTGCGTGCTGCGATCACGACACTGATTATCGTAAGCCTGATAACGGTGCCGATTGTGCCTGGAGCGGTTCACGGCGAGTTCGAAGGCGACCATGCGCTCATCGGCGCCTGGAAGGGCGCCTTCGTCCATAAGAATCATGCGTCGGCAGTGACGGCGCTCGGCCTTATCATGTATGTGCACGAGTTTGTGCGCAGCCGCAAGAAATGGGCTGCCGCCATGCTTGTGCTCGGATTTATATTCTTGCTTGGGACGAAGGGGAAATCCGCTCTCGGTCTCGCATTGCCGAGCATTCTTGCGGGTCTTGCCTATAGCTACTGCTACAAGCGGCAGGGCGGCAGGGCATTGTTCCTGATATCGGGAGCCTGCATTGTCGGCGCGTCGCTTGTCGCATTTGCACTCCTGCAAGATACGATCTTTCGTATTTTTAATGATCCTACCTCGTTTACCGGCCGCGTGAGGATCTGGAGCGTCGTGTTCGATTATGCCATCGCACATCCGCTTTTTGGTGCTGGCTATGCGTCGTTCTGGCAGGTTGGTGACATCTCGCCCATCTTCAAGGTGGGTTCCGCCGAAGACTGGCTATTGGCTACGTCTCACTCTCATAACGGGTACATGGAGATATTGGCAACGACAGGCGTCATAGGTCTATCGCTTGCGGTCCTGGCAGTCGTCGTTGTCCCATTGATGCGCATGGTATCGGCGGGTAGCCGCCATGCAAATCTCACCGGGCTGCTTTTTTCATTGTGGTTGTTTGGTATTTTCTACAATAGCATGGAAACGCAGATATTGGCTCGTGACAAACAGGTCTGGTTTAATCTCCTCATCGTTTTGTGCAGCGTGAAGGTCCTGCATGAGGATGCTGTGCGCGCCGGGCGCAGCCGTCTCAATGTGCGGCGTGGCCCCTTAGTGAACGCTGAGAAAGCTGGTGTCTCCGACTTCGGTCATCGCGCACTGAACTAG
- a CDS encoding endo-1,4-beta-xylanase, translating into MQFLSKACIQGCGGMTRRALLKTAAAGAGALAFSSPTVSAQQALRSVAERKGLIYGAATAIQLLQSDQGYADLVASQAGMLVAEGHTKRASLQPDNRHFSFANADALLQFADTHQQRMRGHTLVWHRANPDWLETTMKNNPDERLLTDYIAAVCTRYKGRFHSWDVVNEPVDPDQGHPDGLRTKSIWYQAFGERYIDIAFHAARQADPGVKLYLNETTTEANIWWSQARRTSILKLIDRLLARNVPINGFGMEAHLAGFGVDYSQKVIADFVRELTTRGLEVLVTELDISDRSGPRDPLVRDTGVASLTKLFLDAVFSVEGAKGCLTWGISDKYSWLSVTPRFNREDGLRSRGLPFDENFKPKPMFDAMVAAYSNAPDRRDL; encoded by the coding sequence ATGCAATTTCTTTCTAAAGCGTGCATCCAGGGATGCGGCGGCATGACGCGTCGGGCTCTCCTGAAGACCGCCGCGGCTGGAGCCGGTGCTCTGGCCTTTTCTTCACCAACGGTTTCGGCCCAGCAGGCACTGCGAAGCGTCGCGGAACGCAAGGGACTGATCTACGGTGCCGCAACGGCCATCCAGCTTCTTCAGAGCGACCAAGGCTACGCCGACCTGGTGGCAAGCCAGGCCGGCATGTTGGTGGCTGAGGGCCATACGAAGAGGGCGTCACTTCAGCCCGACAATCGTCACTTCAGTTTCGCGAATGCTGATGCGCTGCTTCAGTTTGCAGACACGCATCAGCAGAGGATGCGCGGCCATACGCTCGTGTGGCATCGGGCAAATCCGGACTGGCTGGAGACGACGATGAAGAATAATCCCGACGAGCGGCTCTTGACGGATTACATCGCCGCTGTGTGTACGCGCTATAAGGGGCGCTTTCATTCGTGGGACGTTGTCAACGAGCCTGTCGATCCCGATCAGGGACACCCCGACGGGCTTCGAACGAAATCCATATGGTACCAAGCCTTTGGCGAGCGCTACATAGACATAGCCTTTCACGCGGCCAGACAGGCTGACCCGGGGGTCAAGCTTTATCTGAACGAGACGACGACGGAAGCAAACATCTGGTGGAGCCAAGCCCGGCGCACGAGTATTCTGAAGCTCATCGACAGATTGCTGGCTAGAAACGTACCGATCAATGGCTTTGGGATGGAGGCGCATCTTGCAGGTTTCGGCGTCGATTATTCCCAAAAGGTCATCGCCGACTTTGTCCGGGAGTTGACGACCCGGGGATTGGAAGTCCTGGTTACAGAACTCGACATATCCGACCGGTCCGGTCCGCGTGACCCGCTGGTGCGGGATACCGGCGTGGCCTCTTTGACAAAATTGTTTCTCGATGCTGTCTTCTCGGTCGAAGGTGCCAAAGGGTGCCTGACTTGGGGAATCAGCGACAAGTATTCCTGGCTGAGCGTAACTCCTCGCTTTAATCGCGAAGACGGCCTTCGCTCTCGTGGACTTCCGTTTGACGAGAACTTCAAGCCAAAGCCGATGTTTGATGCGATGGTGGCCGCATATTCCAACGCGCCTGATAGGCGTGACCTCTAG
- a CDS encoding IS6 family transposase has protein sequence MFNGRHFDRSVILLCVRWYLAYNLSLRDLEEMMAERGLSVDHSTIHRWVVHFSPKLLERFDRRKRCVTGKWQVDETYIKVRGEWMYLYRAIDSLGDTVEFLFSESRDPPTAKRFLLRALDRHGRPDCIVIDGSQTNHQAVISSGAEDRLRDRSRRSLNPIRIRRSKYLNNRIEQDHRRIKRRIRSMLGFKSTASAEVILSGIEMVHMMRKRQARFADSPRPSIAEQFELIAA, from the coding sequence ATGTTCAACGGCCGCCATTTCGATCGATCGGTGATCCTGCTATGCGTACGTTGGTATCTGGCCTACAATTTGAGTCTGCGGGACCTGGAAGAGATGATGGCCGAACGTGGCCTGAGTGTCGATCACTCCACCATCCATCGATGGGTCGTCCACTTCTCCCCCAAGTTGCTGGAGCGCTTTGACCGTCGTAAGCGGTGCGTTACTGGCAAGTGGCAAGTGGACGAGACATACATCAAGGTCCGCGGCGAATGGATGTATCTCTACCGCGCCATTGACAGCCTCGGCGACACGGTCGAGTTTCTCTTCAGCGAAAGCCGTGACCCGCCGACGGCCAAGCGCTTCCTTCTCAGGGCGTTGGATCGTCATGGTCGGCCGGATTGCATCGTCATCGACGGCAGCCAGACCAATCACCAGGCGGTCATTTCCAGCGGTGCCGAAGACCGCCTGCGTGACCGATCGCGGCGTTCACTGAACCCGATCCGCATCCGTAGGAGCAAATATCTCAACAACCGGATCGAGCAGGACCATCGGCGCATCAAGCGCCGCATTCGGTCCATGCTCGGCTTCAAATCGACGGCAAGCGCTGAAGTCATTCTCTCCGGTATCGAGATGGTCCACATGATGCGCAAACGGCAGGCGAGGTTCGCCGACAGTCCACGCCCGTCAATCGCCGAGCAATTCGAACTTATTGCTGCCTGA